The Epinephelus fuscoguttatus linkage group LG19, E.fuscoguttatus.final_Chr_v1 genome contains the following window.
TAACGATTTAAGAGCGTGAATGTCTTTTCCCAGGCTGTGAGCTGAGTTTACTGGAAAAGACAATAAAGATACTTTGGACGctacccagatagcacacatactgtacatctggCCGACGGCCTGAGGGCGACACATCAGCCCTAATTTATAACGTCTGACAAGCATCAGCCGCATGGGCGGATAtcattaaatttaatactcctttgtcccagctcatcaaacgtcTGTTACGTTGGCTTTGGGTCGGCCCATACCTGCCCACATATGGAAGTCGCCACAGAGGTGGAATTTCATCTCTGCggtgtttgtttggaactgagctcgcagGATGCAGCATCTCAtcagttggtttcaggtaagctaatTGGAATAAACTGGCAGAAAATAGCtttgttgtttcttctgtgaccgttaaaagaggttcctggtgagtggcgAGGCACGACTGGGTGTATAGCACATGCCCCCACCAGCTAACGGTATCttccgttagctgttagctagttcagcggtttagctcatgttagctaacaggctacaactgtggtgttttcattttattttccctagttgacgttatctgctcatctggttatcgtgagcactcgttttgggttaaagtggaagtgcccaGAGCTGCCACCCGTGGTCCCGGGCAGGGCTCGAGACTTGGGATCCACTCACCTATGGTCTCGCCTGGCCTGACCTCCGCAGCCTGGacgggtgctcaagtgtgggtgagaggagcggagaggagtGTCGAGGTCAAATAGTGAAGTTCAATGATGCCTTcggtatgttgttaatgtgatgtTATGGGCAGTTTATCagtcgaggtctcctcctctgcaaagcaaactgacccggtggctacaggtaatagcacggttttgaaaccactgtttttctgaaatgaaggactgattgttgagctgctgttaacagttaatgGATCCCGTTATTTAACAGTTTCCACAGTAAATGAAGCAGAGTGacggacccaaagccttcaatctggctaaaagacagatgaaatgctaaaaaaaaaatacagtggtgaagttaGGATTTGTCTTTTGAAGTTACGTGCCCGTCGGCTTTTCTGTGTCTTGCAGGGtgccaggagaagcggactggccatcagatactgtttgtggaaatttgaaaatgaagtttgtcaaattgacttttgtctcttcattgtgcacacttacacacgaaaTATGGTAACAGTCAGCTATTGAATGTTAGCACTGATTTCTCACATTGaaggtgaaatatttgtagtttgaaaggtccgacctaaatgaataaaggttgTAGTTAATGAAACATACGCGCCCACTGAGCACAGCTTCTGTTATTGATCGTTTGAACGTTGTgtggtggtcattttcgatCACAGCGACGTATTGGCAATGATCAAACGCTCTCCCTGCTACGTCTTaacgatctaaacttgatacGTCGGGCCGACGTCGGCCAGGTGTATGTGTGCTGTCTGGGTAAAAGTGTGAACACTTATTTGGTGCTGTGTAGGCAGGTGAAACAATGAGGCAGCTGCAGGAGACATGATGTCAGCAGACGCCACGTGAAATGATATTAAAAGaactttaatttctgtttttgcacaaaatatataaattcaaGCATTTTCAATGAGCCAGGTCTTCCTCACGACAGCAACTATAATAAGGCTTATTTGTACAGCACTCATAAAATCAACATTGAAGTGTTTTACACATAAAATCACAACAATAAAATCCACAGACATACGCTGAATCAGACCTGTAAGATTAACGCATAATTAAAAACCATGAGTACAACACaaaggggcggcacggtgagTGGTGATTAGCACTgctgcctcacagcaaaagacaaaatgtcaaatcaaGGTTGGATCTTTAGACACTGTTGATTCAGAGTCCTCCTCACACTCCggtccagcagggggcgctgtgCTCCttaaggagaagaagaagaagaagaagaagaagaagaagaagaagagtgttTCCGGTTCAGTCAGCTGACGGTCCAAACAGTGATGGCGGACAGAGGAGCAGAAGGATCCGGTAAACCCGCACTGACAGCGGCTCAGAGGCAGCTGCTCCGCCGCCGACAGGAGCTCGACTCCTGGAGGAGAAACGCGTCGCGGCTGCGCAGTAGGAACCTGCTGACGGGACTGGGCATCGGAGCGTTTGTGGTCGCGATGTGTATCCTTCAGTGTGTGAGAGGAGCTGCTGCCCTTcacccacagtgtgtgtgtgtgtgtgtgtgtgtgtgtgtgtttggaaaaacaaacaaaaaactcagTAAATAAAACATGGCGCCAcgtggggtccgtttcacatcacagtccatcattTATGTCCATAACCTCATCCGTCGTGACGTAACCAACGTCACCAACCGTGGACGTGCACTTTCATCTACCCTGATTCTTTGTGTTGCTCTTCGTCTTTTTGCAAACGGGAGTTTTCTGTATAATATCAGAGATGCAGAAAATATCAGTGCGGCCACTGTCTGCAGAGCCGTGAGGAAAGTGTCCCAG
Protein-coding sequences here:
- the LOC125879328 gene encoding cytochrome c oxidase assembly factor 3 homolog, mitochondrial gives rise to the protein MADRGAEGSGKPALTAAQRQLLRRRQELDSWRRNASRLRSRNLLTGLGIGAFVVAMFSYTILSVKQERIMEELDDEAKINIIRGPRTGANS